In Pelagibaculum spongiae, one genomic interval encodes:
- a CDS encoding S8 family serine peptidase — MKEPRFYLSLSLIAILTACGQASETTYVPPGADLGTPPVEETPTPDLVIPPTSIEELLVDPDYLYPVDGLFEARQGQILKGALPIASTLVAGLNFAVSDAPEGLVMIDSGLGTFEFDVAENLEDMGTTHEMTYSISNGTEIIQQGTIVFENKSDPLFHHQWHLKNTGQHAFARGSGVVGEDITTSESIRNNYAGQGITIAVVDDGLQIDHPDLIENVVDGSLNLSNGSDNPVPSSSHSSHGTAVGGIIASRGWNNIGGRGVASQANLIGFNFIEEQSFLGFSISHGGLNGNHARIYNQSYGFNNTVPFSWNNNQLKNNRNVYHEQSVNGHDGKGTLYVKAAGNGNVSHRYRIFGFVVAYERANQSDGLPFQNANQDSGNANFYNTVVSAMNADGELSSYSSWGSNVFVSAPGGEYGANSEYLSNISNEPAMVTTDRSGCGAGTSAILSDYSKSNIYPFFNNHPENTDCDYTNLMNGTSSATPVTSGVLAVILGVNPNLTWRDARNILAKSAEKVNEDDAVRTIDVGGVDYVAHSGWVTNAAGHSFNSKYGFGRVNVDAAVVLAKSYDEDLGDLIITPWQDSGELDLTIAEGDVTGATHILDIPQDLIIEGVQIRLDAKHSRIPDLAVELISPSGTRSVVMTPNNALDADLGINSNNPDGYVDTLLLSNAFFNERSAGEWRIRLIDTSTTTRNYNRSLLGISVDPLSKGNNAVEGILQNWKIRVLGH; from the coding sequence ATGAAGGAGCCAAGGTTTTATTTATCCCTAAGCTTAATCGCAATTCTGACTGCTTGTGGTCAGGCATCGGAAACCACCTATGTTCCTCCAGGTGCTGATTTAGGTACTCCTCCTGTTGAAGAAACACCTACCCCAGATCTAGTGATACCGCCAACGTCAATAGAAGAACTGCTGGTTGATCCAGATTATTTGTACCCAGTAGATGGCCTGTTTGAAGCCCGTCAGGGACAAATTCTCAAAGGAGCGCTTCCGATAGCGTCTACCTTGGTTGCCGGGTTAAATTTTGCTGTATCCGATGCCCCAGAAGGTTTGGTTATGATTGATTCAGGGCTAGGTACTTTTGAGTTTGATGTTGCCGAAAATCTTGAAGATATGGGCACCACTCATGAAATGACATATTCAATTTCAAATGGCACTGAAATAATCCAGCAAGGCACCATTGTGTTTGAAAATAAAAGTGACCCTTTGTTTCACCACCAATGGCACCTTAAAAACACCGGGCAACATGCTTTCGCGCGGGGAAGTGGTGTTGTAGGTGAAGATATTACTACTTCCGAAAGTATTCGTAATAATTATGCCGGGCAAGGTATTACTATTGCAGTAGTTGATGATGGTTTGCAAATAGATCATCCGGATTTAATAGAAAATGTGGTTGATGGTTCTTTAAACTTGAGTAACGGCTCAGATAATCCGGTGCCAAGCTCTAGCCATAGTTCACATGGTACTGCCGTTGGTGGAATTATCGCTTCAAGGGGTTGGAACAATATTGGCGGTCGAGGTGTTGCCTCCCAAGCAAATTTAATCGGATTTAACTTTATTGAAGAACAAAGTTTTTTAGGTTTCTCTATTAGCCATGGTGGCTTAAATGGCAACCATGCCAGAATTTATAATCAAAGTTATGGTTTTAATAATACCGTCCCATTTTCATGGAATAATAATCAGCTAAAAAATAACCGTAATGTTTATCATGAACAATCAGTCAATGGCCATGATGGCAAAGGTACGCTGTATGTAAAGGCTGCTGGAAATGGAAATGTTAGCCATCGCTATCGAATCTTTGGTTTTGTAGTTGCATATGAGCGAGCTAATCAATCAGATGGATTGCCATTCCAGAATGCTAATCAAGACTCGGGTAATGCCAATTTTTATAATACTGTCGTTAGTGCAATGAATGCTGATGGTGAGTTATCCAGTTATTCAAGCTGGGGCAGTAATGTTTTTGTATCTGCACCTGGTGGAGAATATGGCGCTAATAGCGAATATCTATCGAATATCAGTAATGAACCAGCAATGGTGACTACAGATCGCTCTGGGTGTGGTGCAGGAACTAGTGCGATCTTATCAGATTATTCGAAAAGTAATATTTATCCATTTTTTAATAATCATCCTGAAAATACTGATTGTGATTACACCAATTTAATGAATGGAACGTCTTCAGCTACACCAGTAACCAGCGGTGTATTGGCGGTAATATTAGGTGTAAATCCGAATTTAACATGGAGAGATGCACGGAATATTTTAGCGAAATCTGCTGAAAAAGTTAATGAAGACGATGCAGTAAGAACAATCGATGTTGGTGGCGTGGATTATGTTGCGCATAGTGGATGGGTAACTAATGCAGCAGGACATAGCTTTAACAGTAAGTACGGCTTTGGTCGTGTTAATGTTGATGCGGCTGTTGTTTTGGCCAAAAGCTATGATGAAGACTTGGGTGATTTAATAATTACACCTTGGCAAGATAGTGGCGAACTGGATTTAACGATTGCTGAAGGTGATGTCACTGGAGCAACGCACATTTTAGATATTCCACAAGACCTAATCATTGAAGGAGTACAAATTCGTCTTGATGCAAAACATTCTCGTATACCCGATTTAGCAGTCGAATTGATTAGCCCTTCTGGTACTCGTAGTGTGGTGATGACGCCTAATAATGCGCTGGATGCTGATTTAGGAATTAATTCAAATAATCCAGATGGGTATGTTGATACGTTATTGTTATCCAATGCATTCTTCAATGAAAGATCGGCTGGAGAGTGGAGGATTCGTTTAATCGATACTTCGACAACGACACGTAACTACAATCGATCATTGTTGGGTATCAGTGTTGATCCACTGAGCAAGGGAAATAATGCGGTGGAAGGTATATTGCAAAACTGGAAAATCAGAGTGTTAGGTCACTAA
- a CDS encoding YHS domain-containing (seleno)protein, translated as MTRLSHLSKYLRLIGIRSLSALSLLLVSLSLQAEPVSKSFFGGVAIGGHDTVAYHQLAKAGKPKAIEGNDRFSVKWKGANWHFISKADAQKFSDNPEAFSPAYNGFCANALSLGEGLVKTDGSHWKIFEDQLYLFYADRGRQRWVNGNWQTYKVEADQAWQVLSK; from the coding sequence ATGACCCGGCTATCACATTTAAGCAAGTATTTAAGACTTATAGGTATTCGCAGCTTATCGGCACTTTCACTGTTACTGGTTTCGTTGTCGCTGCAGGCTGAGCCGGTCAGCAAGTCCTTTTTTGGTGGCGTTGCAATTGGTGGTCACGACACCGTTGCTTATCATCAGCTAGCAAAAGCAGGAAAACCAAAAGCAATTGAAGGTAATGACCGGTTCAGTGTGAAGTGGAAGGGTGCTAACTGGCATTTTATCTCAAAAGCAGACGCACAAAAGTTTTCTGACAATCCCGAAGCATTTAGCCCTGCTTATAATGGCTTCTGTGCCAATGCATTGAGTTTGGGTGAAGGATTGGTGAAAACTGATGGCTCCCATTGGAAGATATTTGAAGATCAATTATATCTTTTTTATGCCGATCGTGGCCGCCAGCGTTGGGTCAATGGAAATTGGCAGACATACAAAGTTGAAGCAGACCAAGCTTGGCAGGTGTTATCTAAATAA